In Eupeodes corollae chromosome 3, idEupCoro1.1, whole genome shotgun sequence, a single genomic region encodes these proteins:
- the LOC129951017 gene encoding juvenile hormone esterase-like: MTSSAVFVILLFTLESFHATPNVCVENLGCLQGTFMPGFQSDKFEAFMGVPFAQPPVGELRFSNPKPIKPWEGILDATKARPDCIQKNYLLPQPFVSGDEDCLYLNIYRPTKNDNKPVPVMVYIFGGGFFSGTASPLIHGPEYFMDTKEVILVTLAYRLGALGFLSTGDINMPGNFGLKDQNLALKWVQNYISYFGGDAGNVTIFGQSAGAVSVHMHILSDLSSGLFKRAIVMSGNAGAPYATPISNPLAQARKQAELVGIPDANSMSSEELTKALREIDATKIIESGDGFKYWHVDPLTTFRPVIEEPSPDAFLTVDPSELIASGRYTQVPWMTGMVPNEGAVRALSIISNETLRSDFNNNFDDFIGKLMEFPFTEGVDSKINDLINHYFYGIHELNEKTTQNFVDMITDRAFVQPFYKNIKQYVETADLKNNPVFLYRFNYRGPFSYSTLYTGNFNNYGVVHCDDLIYLFRSPLLFSVDFDKNSVEAKVLKEMVDTFVSFAKTGRPKGTSDSSLAECNSQVMSKTDDNKICSYKEIKNSINGFSVKIDNYFDIAKVKLWDRILNNN; encoded by the exons ATGACATCTTCGGCTGTATTCGTAATTTTATTGTTCACATTAGAAAGTTTTCATGCCACGCCGAATGTGTGTGTTGAAAATTTAGGGTGCTTACAAGGTACTTTTATGCCTGGCTTCCAAAGTGATAAATTCGAAGCTTTTATGGGAGTTCCTTTCGCACAGCCTCCTGTTGGTGAATTGAGATTTAGT AATCCTAAACCAATTAAACCGTGGGAAGGCATTCTTGATGCAACTAAAGCCAGGCCCGattgcattcaaaaaaattatttattacctCAACCATTTGTCAGTGGGGACGAAGATTGTTTATATCTGAACATATACCGACCTACA aaaaatgataaCAAACCAGTTCCAGTCATGGTTTATATATTTGGCGGAGGTTTTTTTTCCGGAACTGCAAGTCCCCTGATTCATGGACCCGAATATTTTATGGACACTAAGGAGGTGATTCTTGTGACATTAGCTTACCGCTTGGGTGCTTTGG GTTTTCTTTCAACTGGAGATATTAATATGCCTGGAAATTTTGGACTTAAAGATCAAAACCTAGCGTTGAAATGGGTCCAGAATTATATTTCATACTTTGGTGGCGATGCTGGAAATGTCACAATATTTGGACAGAGTGCAGGTGCTGTATCCGTTCACATGCACATATTAAGTGATTTATCATCAG GACTCTTCAAAAGAGCAATAGTAATGAGTGGTAACGCTGGTGCACCTTATGCTACTCCAATTTCCAATCCACTTGCACAAGCTCGTAAGCAAGCTGAACTTGTTGGAATCCCAGATGCAAATAGCATGAGTTCAGAAGAACTCACAAAAGCTCTGCGAGAAATTGACGCCACAAAAATAATCGAATCTGGTGATGGATTCAAATATTGGCATGTAGATCCTCTGACAACATTCCGACCAGTAATCGAAGAACCTTCACCTGATGCATTTTTGACTGTTGACCCTTCTGAATTAATCGCTTCTGGACGCTACACCCAAGTGCCTTGGATGACAGGTATGGTCCCCAATGAGGGGGCTGTTAGAGCCCTATCTATCATCTCTAATGAAACATTGCGCAGTGACTTCAATAATAATTTCGACGATTTCATCGGAAAGCTTATGGAGTTTCCATTTACAGAAGGCGTCGATTCGAAAATTAATGATCTTATTAATCATTACTTTTATGGAATCCACGAACTAAACGAGAAAACTACTCAAAATTTCGTtgat ATGATCACTGATCGAGCTTTTGTGCAGccgttttataaaaatataaaacagtaTGTTGAAACAGCTGACCTTAAAAATAATCCAGTATTCCTCTACCGATTCAACTACCGTGGTCCATTTTCTTATTCAACATTATACACCGGAAACTTCAATAACTATGGCGTAGTGCATTGTGATGATCTTATATACCTCTTCCGTTCCCCTTTGTTGTTCAGTGTTGATTTTGACAAGAACTCAGTTGAAGCCAAGGTACTTAAGGAGATGGTAGACACTTTCGTGTCATTTGCTAAAACAGG TCGACCCAAGGGAACAAGTGATAGCAGTTTAGCAGAATGTAATAGTCAAGTAATGAGCAAAACAGatgataacaaaatttgttcgtaCAAGGAGATTAAAAACTCGATAAACGGATTTTCGGTTAAAATAGACAATTATTTTGACATTGCCAAAGTAAAGCTTTGGGACAGAAtacttaataataattga